The proteins below come from a single Papaver somniferum cultivar HN1 chromosome 11, ASM357369v1, whole genome shotgun sequence genomic window:
- the LOC113322844 gene encoding BEL1-like homeodomain protein 1, with translation MATYFHGNSEIQNDGLQTLYLMNPGYVGYSDTPHHQQPGGNMAVFLNPNGNSINQANLSQNQTQGHHFVGVPLQPTPSATTSQDPSLHGFVPRVQYNLWSSIEQQMNNNNNNSATGNTSSIDVTDYTSQLGIRRSSMIPPSSSQQGLSLSLSPQQPTGFANYHRTETNNIPPASVITPTSGAGGVDEVRASGGSSPSASGVSNGTSNIQSVLMGSKYLKAAQQLLDEVANVGNGIKTELSKGSKSQVKISRGESSTSMTGGEGSSMGGGGGGGGGGESSSMRKISDLTTAERQEFQMKKAKLVSMLDEVEQRYRQYHHQMQIVVNSFEQAAGFGSAKTYTALALQTISKQFRCLKDAISTQIRAASKSLGEEDNFGGGKVEGSRLRFVDHQLRQQRALQQLGMIQHNAWRPQRGLPERSVSILRAWLFEHFLHPYPKDSDKVMLAKQTGLTRSQVSNWFINARVRLWKPMVEEMYMEEVKDREQNGLEDKTGKNKLTNDESGSKSTENSPRSSDQTKGFGSKQDKPTDSSVPHTAVSNLSIPASTMEESLHAQAGFFLGSSNAEGTVQGYPKKSRNTELQNPQNTVQPMDMEMKPSGETNRELCMNFGNERLNRDGYSLITEAANHGGAFGAYHHQMGEMGRFDPEQFAPRYSNGVSLTLGLPHCESLSMSSAQQNYLTNQNVQLGRRLEIGNNEPNDYCGTSPPSHSTTAYENLNMQNRKRFAAQLLPDFVA, from the exons ATGGCGACGTATTTTCATGGAAATTCGGAAATTCAAAATGATGGATTACAGACACTGTATCTGATGAACCCTGGTTACGTTGGATATTCTGACACACCTCATCATCAGCAACCAGGAGGAAACATGGCAGTTTTCTTAAATCCGAATGGGAATTCAATAAATCAAGCCAATTTATCACAAAACCAAACTCAGGGTCATCATTTTGTTGGAGTTCCTCTTCAACCAACTCCATCTGCAACAACATCTCAAGATCCATCTCTACATGGGTTTGTTCCACGTGTCCAGTACAATTTATGGTCATCCATCGAACAACAAatgaataataataacaataattcaGCAACAGGAAATACTTCATCAATCGATGTTACAGATTATACATCACAACTTGGTATCAGAAGATCATCGATGATTCCACCGTCATCATCTCAGCAAGGCCTATCATTGAGTCTATCACCACAACAACCAACTGGTTTCGCAAATTATCATCGTACGGAAACTAATAATATCCCACCCGCATCAGTTATAACTCCAACTAGTGGTGCCGGTGGTGTTGATGAGGTTAGAGCTTCCGGTGGTTCTTCTCCTTCTGCTTCAGGTGTTTCTAATGGAACTTCAAATATACAAAGTGTTCTGATGGGTTCTAAATATTTGAAAGCTGCACAACAACTTTTAGATGAAGTTGCTAATGTTGGTAACGGAATCAAGACTGAATTATCAAAAGGAAGTAAAAGTCAGGTTAAGATAAGTAGAGGAGAGTCAAGTACTTCTATGACTGGTGGTGAAGGTTCTTcaatgggtggtggtggtggtggtggtggtggtggtgaatcaAGTAGTATGAGAAAAATATCAGACCTTACAACAGCTGAAAGACAAGAATTTCAAATGAAGAAAGCTAAGCTTGTTTCCATGCTTGATGag GTAGAACAAAGATATAGGCAGTATCATCACCAGATGCAAATCGTAGTCAATTCATTTGAACAAGCAGCGGGATTTGGTTCAGCGAAAACATATACAGCTTTAGCTTTACAAACCATCTCCAAGCAATTCCGCTGTCTAAAAGATGCCATATCGACACAAATCCGAGCAGCAAGCAAGAGTTTGGGGGAAGAAGATAATTTCGGTGGAGGGAAAGTTGAAGGTTCAAGACTTAGATTTGTTGATCACCAACTTCGACAGCAACGGGCACTTCAACAGCTTGGAATGATACAGCACAATGCTTGGAGGCCGCAGAGAGGGTTGCCAGAGAGATCAGTTTCCATTCTTCGTGCTTGGCTCTTTGAACATTTTCTGCACCC ATATCCCAAGGACTCGGACAAGGTCATGCTTGCAAAGCAGACAGGGCTTACTAGGAGCCAG GTATCAAATTGGTTCATTAATGCCCGTGTGCGTCTCTGGAAGCCAATGGTTGAAGAAATGTACATGGAAGAAGTGAAGGACCGAGAACAGAACGGATTGGAggacaaaacagggaagaacaaATTGACCAACGACGAATCAGGTTCAAAGTCTACGGAAAACAGTCCGCGCAGTTCAGACCAAACTAAAGGCTTTGGTTCTAAACAAGATAAACCCACAGACTCGAGTGTTCCTCACACTGCAGTTTCTAATTTATCGATCCCTGCTTCGACCATGGAAGAAAGTTTACATGCCCAGGCTGGATTCTTTTTAGGTTCATCAAATGCAGAAGGGACGGTGCAGGGATATCCCAAGAAATCACGGAACACCGAGTTGCAAAATCCTCAAAATACCGTTCAACCAATGGATATGGAAATGAAGCCATCCGGAGAAACAAACAGAGAACTCTGCATGAATTTCGGAAACGAAAGGCTAAACAGAGATGGTTATTCACTGATAACAGAAGCAGCGAATCATGGAGGAGCATTCGGTGCTTATCATCACCAAATGGGAGAGATGGGAAGGTTTGATCCTGAACAGTTTGCACCTAGATACTCCAATGGAGTTTCTCTTACATTAGGCCTTCCACACTGTGAAAGCCTCTCTATGTCGAGTGCGCAACAGAATTATCTCACAAACCAAAATGTTCAATTAGGAAGGAGGCTCGAGATTGGCAATAACGAACCAAATGACTACTGCGGGACTTCACCACCTTCTCACTCTACAACGGCTTATGAGAACCTGAACATGCAGAACAGAAAAAGGTTTGCCGCCCAGCTACTACCAGACTTTGTGGCCTGA
- the LOC113322847 gene encoding prefoldin subunit 6-like, whose translation MSSASALRELQRDLENKANDLSKLQKDIAKNHQVRKKYTIQLGENELVLKELDLLNEDANVFKLIGPVLVKQDMAEANANVRKRIEYISAELKRLDATVRDLEDKQNSKKEAIYKLQQKIQGLQAGKAPA comes from the exons ATGAGTTCCGCTTCTGCACTCCGGGAATTACAGCGAGATCTTGAAAATAAAGCCAATGATCTTAGCAAACTTCAAAAAG ACATTGCAAAGAATCATCAAGTTAGAAAGAAGTACACAATCCAATTGGGCGAAaatgagctagtcctgaag GAGTTGGATCTGTTGAATGAAGATGCTAATGTTTTCAAGTTGATTGGGCCAGTCCTAGTGAAACAGGATATGGCAGAGGCAAATGCTAACGTGCGTAAGAGAATTGAATATATTTCGGCCGAACT GAAGCGTCTTGATGCAACCGTTCGAGATTTAGAAGATAAACAAAACAGCAAGAAGGAAGCG ATCTATAAACTACAACAGAAAATTCAAGGCCTCCAGGCTGGAAAAGCACCTGCTTAA